From Zingiber officinale cultivar Zhangliang chromosome 5B, Zo_v1.1, whole genome shotgun sequence, the proteins below share one genomic window:
- the LOC121985534 gene encoding Golgi SNAP receptor complex member 1-1-like: protein MEASSWDALRKQARKLEAQLDEQMTSYRRLVSSKPDGLVADLESGIEHLLKQLQQVNLQMQTWVSSGGSQIISHTLTRHKEILQDLTQEFYRLHSGLRVKQERSSLLEFRDYDRAKADMEDGADSAEHALLKEQAAISRSSGQMDHVISHAQATLGTLVLQRSTFGGITTKISNVSSRLPTVNHILSSIRRKKSMDTIILSLVASLCTFLMLIYWLSK from the exons GCAAGGAAGCTTGAAGCTCAGTTGGATGAACAGATGACCTCATATCGTAGACTGGTTTCATCAAAACCTGATGGTTTGGTAGCAGATTTGGAATCTGGAATTGAACATTTACTGAAGCAACTCCAGCAAGTCAATTTGCAAATGCAGACTTGGGTATCTTCCGGAGGCTCTCAGATCATTTCCCATACATTGACGCGACATAAAGAAATACTACAAGATCTTACTCAG GAATTTTATAGGCTTCATTCTGGCCTTAGAGTAAAGCAAGAACGATCATCGCTTCTAGAATTTAGAGATTATGATAGAGCAAAAGCAGACATGGAAGATGGTGCTGATTCTGCTGAACACGCTTTACTTAAAGAACAAGCAGCTATAAGTAGAAGTTCAGGGCAG ATGGATCATGTAATTTCTCACGCCCAAGCTACTCTAGGAACACTGGTTCTTCAGCGTTCCACATTCGGTGGCATCACCACAAAGATCAGCAATGTCAGCAGTAGACTTCCTACG GTAAATCACATTTTGTCTTCAATTAGAAGGAAAAAGTCTATGGACACCATAATTCTCTCTCTCGTCGCTTCTCTTTGTACATTTCTCATGTTAATTTACTGGTTGTCTAAGTGA